The genomic region TAGCTGCCTCCCAGCCTGCCCCTGTCAAACCATGGAGCCAGCGCAGGCAGCGGCACCGGAGCAGCCCTTGCCCCTCTGCCGCCCGGGATCGGTGCTAATTCCGCCGGCGGCTGCGGCACGGTGGGGCAGCGGCTCTTGAGGAGCAGGGGGGGCTTGGCGAGGGGGGGCCATGATGCAGCCCTTGTCCCTCCTCTCCAGCTGATCACCCTGAGCGGCTCGGCACAGATGGTCACCACCTCTGAGACCAAGGGGAACTACCTCAGCGCCTACTTGGCGGGCGCCCTGGCCATCATGGTGGCCATCCACACAGGGGGGGGAGTCTCAggtgaggctggggagggggtcccagctcctgctgtcccCCACTTCCAGATCCCCCAGGACCCTCCACTCCTGGCCCCTCTCCCCACTCCCTTGCAGGAGCCCACCTGAACCCGGCGTACTCCTTCGCCATGTGCCTGCTGGAGCAGTTTCCCTGGTGGAAGTTTCCCATTTACGTGGCCGTGCAGACCTTGGGCTCCTTCATTGCTGCTGGAGCCGTCTACTTCCTCTACTACGGTACGGGGAGGTGGGTGGGCGCCCGGCGGGGGGACGCCACAGCTGTGACAGGGTGGCCGGGCTCACGCACGGGCTCTGCTCCGCAGACGCCATTTGGCACTACAGCAACGGGACCCTCACCACCTCCGGCCCCCGGGAAACCGCCTCCATCTTTGCTACCTACCCTGCTGACTACGTCTCCATCGCCAACGGCTTCTTGGATCAGGTGGGTGCCGGTGTCGGCTGCACCCAGACCCCTCCGGTGGTGCCGATCCCCGCGGTGCTGAGCTGCCGTGCCGGCCCCGCAGGTGATAGGCACAGGGATGCTGATCTTGGGCGTTCTGGCCATCACGGACACCCGCAACAAGCCTGTCCCCAAGGGCCTGGAGTCAGTGGCCGTGGCCCTGCTGGTGCTCTCCATCGAGGTCTCCATGGGCGCcaactgtggctgccccatgaACCCTGCGCGGGATTTCGGACCCCGGCTCTTCACTTACGTGGCAGGTTGGGGCGCGGAGGTCTTCAGGTGGGTAGAGGGACGGGGGCAaggtggggggtggcaggggtgaTCCCCTGCCCACCGTGCCCCGTCTCCAGCAGGGGCAATGGGTGGTGGTGGGTGCCCTTGGTGGCACCGCTGCTGGGGGCCGTCGTGGGCTCGGCCCTTTACCAGCTCTTCGTGGCTTTCCACCACCCGGCGGAGGAGGGCAACCCCCAGGATGAGCAGAACTCCCTGGTCCTCGTCAGCACCACCATCCCCTCGGACACCAAGATGTCACCTGGGAAGAAGGACGAGGGGGTGATGCTGTCCCAGAAGAAGTGACGCCAGGGATCGCCCTGGTCGCCCCTGCAGCCCCCGTCACACCATTAAACCAGCCCTGAGATCATGGGGTGTCTTGTGTCTGGGCACAGGGGGAGGCAGTGGCCCCCAGCCCCCGGCGCGGGGGGGCCTGCCCTCTTGGGAACCCCTGGGACTGCCTctggccccccagcccccctccctggctccctgGGACCCCCATGGGCTGTCCCTGGTGCCCCCCGGGGCCGCCTCTGACCCCCGAGGACCCTCCCCGGAACCCCCCGGGGATGCCCCTGGTACCCCCCGGGGCTGCCTCTGACCCCCAGAACGCCTCCCCCCCAGCTGCCCGGGACCCCTGgtgcccccccggggctgcctctGGCCCCCCAGGACCATCCACGGGACCCCCCGAGGCTGCCCCGTCCCCCCGGGGCAGCGCTCGGTCGCCGCCCGcctttccccccgctcccccccccccatcacttcCGCCGCCGaccggcgccgccgcggccatgGGGCGCTgaagcggcggcagcggcagcgggagcggggccgcaccggccccggcaccggccccggcccccgccgcccgctccccatgggctgcggggccgcgggCCATGGAGCGGTGCGCGGCCCGCCGGGCCCCaggtgagcggggcgggggcccGGTAGGCCCCGGTAGGCCCCGGTGGGCCCCGGTGCGGGCGTTGCCCCGGCAacgcggcggagcggggcggggcggggcgggagggcccGGGCCCGGGGCACCGGCAGCGGCAGAGCGGGATGGCGCCGCCGGGGCGCGCCGCGGCCCCGCAGCCATGACGGTGCCCCGGGAGATGCCCGAGAAGTGGCCGCGGGTCCGCGGGCCCGGACGGGCCGGTgggtgcggggcgggcgggcctgcggcggggcagggccgggggcctGGGTTGTGGGGGGGCAGGgtctgggctggggggggggacggcagtggggggctgggggtgcagagaagcggggctggggggctgggggtgcaggacagggtctgggggtgcaggatctgggggtcctgggctgggggtctgggagcgcagggctggaggGGTCCTGGGGGTGCAGAGAGAAGTATGGCTGGAAGTCtgggggcgcagggctggggggctgggggtgcagagaAGCAGGCCTGGGGCCTCAGGGCTGGGGATCTGGATGCGCAGGACAGGGTCTGGGGGTGTGGAGAAGCaaagctggggggctggggctggaggacggggtctgggggtgcagagaaacagggctgggggTCTGGGGCGTGGAGAAGCAAggctgggggtctgggggttCAGATATCCAGGGCTGGGGGTCTGGGGCGTGGAGAAGCAAGGCTGGGAGTCTgggggtgcagagctgggggtctgggggtTCTGATATCCAGGGCTGGGAGTctgggggtgcagggctgggggtctgggggttCTGATATCCAGGGCTGGGAGTctgggggtgcagggctggggggctgggggtccaGGGGTGCAGCTGAGCGGGGCTAGGGGTGCAGGGCTGGAACAGTCTGAGGGTTCAGATATCCAGGGCTGGTGGTCCAGGGGTGCAGAGAAGCAAGACTGGGGGTGCAAGATCTGGGAGTCCCGGGCTGGGGGTCTGGGAGCGCAATACCGGAGCGgtctgggggtctgggggtgcagggctgggggtgcagaggagaaaagctgggGTTCTAGGGATGCAGGTTTTGGGCTAGGGGTGTGGGAGTGcggccctggggggctggaggtgcagggttggggggctgggggtgcagaagAGCAAGGCTGGGTCtcggggtgcagggctgggggcctGAGGGTCTAGGGGTgcagctgagcagggctgggggtgcggggCTGGATGGGGTCTGGGGGTGCAGAGAAGCAAGACTGGGGGTGCAagatctgggggtcctggggtaGGGGTCTGGGAGCGCAATGctggaggggtctggagacctgGGGGTGCACAGAAGTAAGGCTGGGGGGTCTGGAGCCGCAGGGCTGGGGATCTGGGGGtgcagaggagcagggctgtggaTCTGGGGGTGCAGGACAGGGTCTGGGGGTGCAGCTaagcagggctggagggggctAGGAGTGAAGATatccggggctgggggtgcagatAAGTAAGACTGGGGGTGCAGAGTCCGGGGGTTCTGGGCTAGAGGTGCGGCAGTGTAGGGCTggaaggggtctgggggtgcagaGAGGCAGGGCGGGCCGTCCGAGGGTGCAAGacgggggctgggggtgcaggtaAGCGGTGCTGGAGGGTCCGTGGGTGCAGAGAGGGGAGATCTGGGGGTGCAGAGAGGGGAGctctgggggtgcagaggggggaTCTGGGGGCTCAGAGGGGAGgtctgggggtgcagaggggagatctgggggtgcagagaggggggatctgggggtgcagagaggggagatctgggggtgcagaggggggatctgggggtgcagaggggagatctgggggtgcagagaggggagatctgggggtgcagaggggagatctgggggtgcagagaggggagctctgggggtgcagaggggggaTCTGGGGGCTCAGAGGGGAGGTCTGGGGGCTCAGAGGGGAGatctgggggtgcagaggggggaTCTGGGGGCACAGAGAGAAGATCTGGGGGTGCAGAGAGGGGAGGTCTGGGGGCGCAGAGAGAAGatctgggggtgcagaggggagatctggggacacagaggggggagatctgggggtgcagagaggggagctctgggggtgcagaggggggaTCTGGGGGCTCAGAGGGGAGGTCTGGGGGCGCAGAGGGGAGATCTGGGGGTGCAGAGAGGGGATCTGGGGGTGCAGAGAGAAGatctgggggtgcagaggggagatCTGGGGACACAGAGCGGGGAGATCTGGGGGCACGCAGGGGGGAGCTCTGGGGGCGCAGAGGGGAggtctgggggtggggggctgacGGGGCGCGCTGTgttgcagaggaggagaggcggGTGCGAGCCAACGCGCGGGAGTACAACGAGAAGTTCCAGTACGCGGTGAGTGGGGTGACCGAGCTCCGTCCCCGGGGGCCTCATCCCACGGCTCGGGcaggtttgggggggctggggcctGCGTCACCGTCTAGgtcagcgggggggggggcggggggggcagttATGGCTAAATATAGATGTTTGTCCCGGAGAAAATTGTGCTGACGAGCCGCTAACGCTAACGGAGCTCTGTGGTGGGGACGGCCTGGGTGGAGGGGGGCATGGCACGCTCCCGTGGAAGAGATGCAAAccctccccccccatcctctGCCGGGGCCtgagccccccccagctctgcctgcacccctgcctggtCCCCTGATGATGCGGTCCTGTGTCTGGCTAATTAACGAGCTTCCGGAGCCGCTGGGGGAAGGGCACCACTCACCTTGGCCTCCCCCTCCACGCTGGAGGTTATTTCTGGCTCCTCCAGACCGGACCCTGCCCCGGCCTcgctgttggggggggggaaacagggggtCTGGGTTGGGGTGACCCTTGTTGGGGGCCGGGTGCTGCCAGGGTGCGCAGGATGCTGCCGCTGGAGGAGGCTGGTCCCCGGGTACCGGCTGGTGACCGAGGCAGAGGAACGGGCTCCTTGAGGAAGCTGCCATGGCGTTAgagcaggggcaggagctgggtgggGGGGGCCGGGCTGCTGCCCAGAAATCCCAAATTAGGGGCATGGtgagctgcagccctgcctccagagcgatgctgggggggggcacggggccTCGGCAGCTCCTGAACACCCTTCTTGCCCCGTCTGTCCCCAGAGCAACTGCATCAAGACCTCCAAGTACAACATCGTCACCTTCCTGCCTGTCAACCTCTTCGAGCAGTTCCAGGAAGTGGCCAACACctatttcctcttcctcctcatcctgcaGGTGAGTGGTGGGGGGTCCGGGGAGGCAGACGGGGCCCCCCCACGCTGTCCTTCCCTGGCTGGGCGGCCGGGAGGGCTCAGGACACCGTCCTGCCCCTGGGAAGCGGGGGGTTTGGCACCCTCGGGCAGGGGTAGCGGGGGCCTGGGGGTGGCCTGGTCCCCTCCAACTCCCGCGCCCTGTCCCCAGCTGATCCCGCAGATCTCGTCGCTCTCCTGGTTCACCACCATCGTGCCTTTGGTTCTTGTCTTAACCATCACAGCTGTCAAAGATGCCACCGACGACTATGTGAGTGGTCCCCCACACGCCCCTCTACCCGGGCTGGCTGCCCCCTGGGCatggggagcaggggctgggcaggggggctgtGACCCTGGTGTGGGTGTGCGGTGCCCGGGGCCGTGGCGTTTGGAGGGGGAGGGGTGCGGGACCCCGTCCCCAGAGGGGCTGATGCCGCTGTCTCTTCTCCTCCGCACCCAGTTCCGCCATAAAAGCGACAACCAGGTGAACAACCGGCAGTCTCAGGTGCTGATCGGCGGAGTGTGAGTGTCACGGGGAcggggcggccggggaggggacacggggccCTGTGGGCCACGGcgcagtgctgcaggcaggggcagagggcagtggggcaggggagaagtggtgctgccagctcctgcctaaCTCCACTctgctgtccctctgcagcctccGGCAGGAGCAGTGGATGAACGTCCGTGTCGGAGACATCATCAAGTTGGAGAACAACCAGTTTGTGGCGGTGAGTGTGGCCCCAAGATGGGCACATTCCCGGGTGGgcggcacacagggacaggaGCACGCCGTGGTGCTGCGCCCG from Rissa tridactyla isolate bRisTri1 chromosome 23, bRisTri1.patW.cur.20221130, whole genome shotgun sequence harbors:
- the AQP10 gene encoding aquaporin-10 isoform X2, translating into MPWSQGTAVPGHTWDSGPCQASPCGVALDWFKVCVLSPTPAPGLIKSHWDKATNTLLARSCCHLCPFSDGTMGSASFLKKAQALLRVRNQLARECLAELLSVFVLMLITLSGSAQMVTTSETKGNYLSAYLAGALAIMVAIHTGGGVSGAHLNPAYSFAMCLLEQFPWWKFPIYVAVQTLGSFIAAGAVYFLYYDAIWHYSNGTLTTSGPRETASIFATYPADYVSIANGFLDQVIGTGMLILGVLAITDTRNKPVPKGLESVAVALLVLSIEVSMGANCGCPMNPARDFGPRLFTYVAGWGAEVFSRGNGWWWVPLVAPLLGAVVGSALYQLFVAFHHPAEEGNPQDEQNSLVLVSTTIPSDTKMSPGKKDEGVMLSQKK
- the AQP10 gene encoding aquaporin-10 isoform X1, encoding MPWSQGTAVPGHTWDSGPCQASPCGVALDWFKVCVLSPTPAPGLIKSHWDKATNTLLARSCCHLCPFSDGTMGSASFLKKAQALLRVRNQLARECLAELLSVFVLMLITLSGSAQMVTTSETKGNYLSAYLAGALAIMVAIHTGGGVSGAHLNPAYSFAMCLLEQFPWWKFPIYVAVQTLGSFIAAGAVYFLYYDAIWHYSNGTLTTSGPRETASIFATYPADYVSIANGFLDQVGAGVGCTQTPPVVPIPAVLSCRAGPAGDRHRDADLGRSGHHGHPQQACPQGPGVSGRGPAGALHRGLHGRQLWLPHEPCAGFRTPALHLRGRLGRGGLQVGRGTGARWGVAGVIPCPPCPVSSRGNGWWWVPLVAPLLGAVVGSALYQLFVAFHHPAEEGNPQDEQNSLVLVSTTIPSDTKMSPGKKDEGVMLSQKK
- the AQP10 gene encoding aquaporin-10 isoform X3, which gives rise to MVTTSETKGNYLSAYLAGALAIMVAIHTGGGVSGAHLNPAYSFAMCLLEQFPWWKFPIYVAVQTLGSFIAAGAVYFLYYDAIWHYSNGTLTTSGPRETASIFATYPADYVSIANGFLDQVGAGVGCTQTPPVVPIPAVLSCRAGPAGDRHRDADLGRSGHHGHPQQACPQGPGVSGRGPAGALHRGLHGRQLWLPHEPCAGFRTPALHLRGRLGRGGLQVGRGTGARWGVAGVIPCPPCPVSSRGNGWWWVPLVAPLLGAVVGSALYQLFVAFHHPAEEGNPQDEQNSLVLVSTTIPSDTKMSPGKKDEGVMLSQKK